A stretch of DNA from Rhodococcus sp. NBC_00297:
AGCGCAACTGGATCGGGCGCTCCCGCGGCGCCGAGGTGACGTTCGTCGCCGGTCTGCCGCACGGGTCCGGCACCGCCGACATCGACGTGTGCACCACCCGCCCCGACACGCTCTTCGGCGCCACCTACGTGGTGCTGGCACCCGAACACCCGCTGGTGGACGACATCACGGCGGCGGCATGGCCGACGGACACCGACGAGCGCTGGACGCACGGTGAGGGAACTCCCGTGCTCGCGGTCGGTGCCTACCGTCGTGCGATCGCAGCCAAGTCGGACCTCGAGCGCCAGGAGAACAAGGAGAAGACCGGTGTGTTCACCGGCGCCTTCGCCGTCAACCCCGTCAACGGCGCGTCGGTGCCGATCTTCATCGCCGACTACGTCCTGACCGGCTACGGCACCGGTGCCATCATGGCCGTCCCGGGTCACGACCAGCGTGACTGGGAGTTCGCCACGAAGTTCGGACTGCCTGTGGTGCAGGTGATCTCGGGTGGCGCTGTCGACGAGTCCGCGTGGACCGGCGACGGCGAGCTGATCAACTCCGATTTCCTGGACGGCCTCACCGTCGACGCGGCCAAGGCGCGTGTCATCGAGCACCTCGAGTCCGAGGGCCGCGGCAGGGGCACCATCCAGTACAAGCTGCGCGACTGGCTGTTCGCCCGTCAGCGGTACTGGGGCGAGCCCTTCCCGGTGGTGTACGACGCGGACGGCAAGGCGCACCCGTTGCCGGATTCTGCTCTGCCGGTGGAACTTCCGGAGGTGGAGGACTACGCACCCGTGTCGTTCGACCCGGACGACGCGAACAGTGAGCCGTCTCCCCCGTTGGCGAAGGCGACCGACTGGGTGAACGTCGAGCTCGACGTGGGCGACGGGCTGCAGACGTACACGCGCGACACCAATGTCATGCCGCAGTGGGCCGGTAGCTCGTGGTACCAGCTGCGCTACATCGATCCGACCAACTCCGAGCAGATGTGCGCTCCGGAGAACGAGGCGTACTGGATGGGACCGCGCCCCGACGTTCACGGCGAGAACGACCCCGGTGGCCTCGACCTCTACGTCGGCGGCGTGGAACACGCTGTGCTGCACCTGCTGTACGCGCGGTTCTGGCACAAGGTGCTGTTCGACCTGGGGCACGTCAGCTCGAAGGAGCCGTACCGCCGCCTGTACAACCAGGGCTACATCCAGGCGTACGCGTTCACCGACGCGCGCGGCGTCTACGTCGCGGCCGACGAGGTGGAGGAGCGCGACGGCGGGTACTTCCACGACGGGCAGCCCGTCACTCGTGAGTACGGGAAGATGGGCAAGTCCCTGAAGAACTCCGTCTCCCCCGACGAGATCTTCACCGAGTACGGCGCGGACACCCTGCGCATGTACGAGATGTCGATGGGTCCGTTGGACACGTCCCGGCCGTGGGCGACCAAGGACGTCGTCGGCGCGCACCGCTTCCTGCAGCGCGTCTGGCGTCTGGTGGTCGACGAGGAGACCGGCGCCGTCCGGACCACCGACGCGACGCCGAGCGACGCCACGCTGAAGGCTCTCAACCGGACCGTCGAGGGTGTCGACGCGGATTACGCTGCGCTGCGCGACAACACGGCCGGCGCGAAGCTCATCGAGTACACCAACCACCTCACGAAGGAGTACCCGCAGGGCGCACCTCGGGACGCCGTCGAGCCGTTGGTGCTGATGCTGGCTCCTCTCGCACCACACATCGCCGAGGAACTGTGGAACACGTTGGGACACAGCGAGTCACTGGCTCACGGTCCCTTCCCCACGGTCGACGAGAAGTGGCTCGTGGACGACACGGTGGACTACCCGATCCAGGTCAACGGCAAGGTGCGCAGTCGCATCACGGTGGCGGCCGACGCGTCCCGTGAGGACGTGCAGGCGGTGGCCCTGGCCGACGAGAAGATCGTCGCGCTTCTCGACGGCAAGGATCCGAAGAAGGTCATCGTCGTACCGGGCAGAATGGTGAACATCGTTCTGTAGCTCGGGAAGTCTCCACCTCCCCCCCGGCGTACTCGCGGGGAGGAGGCGGGACCGACCTCACCACACCAGGTCGTCGGCTCCCTCGATCTCACGCCATTCGACGGGCCGGACGCCGGGAACCAGGGCGAGGCGATCGGCCGCCGTCAGCTCGGCCATCGCCAGGCCGGTCGCAGCGGCGATGTCGATGATCGGCACCTGATACGTGCGGTACGCCCCCAAGCGGAGGAATGTCGCGGGCCAGGACGCCGCGTTCCAGAATGGGTGCCAGCGACTCCGACTGGTCGAGCACGTAGCCGGTCGCCGCGAGCACGTCGTTCTGCCACCAGGCCGCGATCTTGAAGAAGCGCCGCGGTATCGCGACACCGCGGTAGACGGGATCGTCCTCGGCGAACACGCAGCCGCTGAAGACGGAGATCGTCTGCCCGTACGTCCGCGCGTGCTCGA
This window harbors:
- the leuS gene encoding leucine--tRNA ligase produces the protein MSEHGDTSPDTTPGHRYTADLAGSLESRWQERWAAEGTFDAPNPVGELSTGDPVPTDKLFVQDMFPYPSGSGLHVGHPLGYIATDVFARYHRMQGRNVLHTLGYDAFGLPAEQYAVQTGTHPRTTTEANIANMRRQLGRLGLGHDTRRSLATTDVDFYHWTQWIFLQIFDSWYDTEAGKARRIAELEEEFTSGARTLDDGRAWADLSVSERRDVIDGHRLVYQSNSLVNWCPGLGTVLANEEVTADGRSDRGNFPVFRKNLRQWMMRITAYSDRLIDDLDLLDWPDKVKTMQRNWIGRSRGAEVTFVAGLPHGSGTADIDVCTTRPDTLFGATYVVLAPEHPLVDDITAAAWPTDTDERWTHGEGTPVLAVGAYRRAIAAKSDLERQENKEKTGVFTGAFAVNPVNGASVPIFIADYVLTGYGTGAIMAVPGHDQRDWEFATKFGLPVVQVISGGAVDESAWTGDGELINSDFLDGLTVDAAKARVIEHLESEGRGRGTIQYKLRDWLFARQRYWGEPFPVVYDADGKAHPLPDSALPVELPEVEDYAPVSFDPDDANSEPSPPLAKATDWVNVELDVGDGLQTYTRDTNVMPQWAGSSWYQLRYIDPTNSEQMCAPENEAYWMGPRPDVHGENDPGGLDLYVGGVEHAVLHLLYARFWHKVLFDLGHVSSKEPYRRLYNQGYIQAYAFTDARGVYVAADEVEERDGGYFHDGQPVTREYGKMGKSLKNSVSPDEIFTEYGADTLRMYEMSMGPLDTSRPWATKDVVGAHRFLQRVWRLVVDEETGAVRTTDATPSDATLKALNRTVEGVDADYAALRDNTAGAKLIEYTNHLTKEYPQGAPRDAVEPLVLMLAPLAPHIAEELWNTLGHSESLAHGPFPTVDEKWLVDDTVDYPIQVNGKVRSRITVAADASREDVQAVALADEKIVALLDGKDPKKVIVVPGRMVNIVL